The proteins below are encoded in one region of Leptospira montravelensis:
- a CDS encoding ABC transporter permease translates to MKVFYYLFIFRYFKDNFPRTILSIIAISLGIALFVSTQINAWRAEKSVLDQMIGYSSEKFIGRYVANNQNQGANDTFLKEIDSHIPENIKLEPEFQTKGILNLTQGQILSFPLIGKDILLSFQVFPTKEEKKKIPKYFISQSLYEKLPIQEETTKLLICEKEIIVSKEDYQVIPTDGIFLLMDITRLQSICNQKNQITSIWLIQDQNFSEVQSIQKLKSTDWTYEPKELILERAGIVLGSLKINLTIVSLVSVLISFFMVSNMFTGLYLSRKREFGILLSIGTDKTDNFILFLAQSVLIGTLGGIVGILLGIFIANSNLFTTVNTITDSNQIRSYRNIPLFIIFSGFLISIIGSVIASLYNSYKTYQILPIDLIRERDLPKTDLTLGFSIRKTLLLSTLFIILGTTIGLVSFAKQILPGMIGIGFVILGFVSLNFLAIPYFVYILEKTFSKFHFPQSIKIGLKEIQMEPWKHGLTASTIMLSTSLVFTLTSLTSSYESSLIRWVDEENQSDYSLINEKKLNSGEPGVPVSLYETLLTNPNFSSVEPFYIDSKFIVNGKYYTLHVLNFKNNYDKNQLIVSKNLCFLDQICKGNSITINTELNSQVNVIVQDEKDHFFSERGTIMMDYSFFQKNFMIKYLNSIRITKNNKIPNENILRQLQDITQQYDLKFINQSELKKLYLEGMNQVFSILDTLKISALFISILALTTSLIYFIREKSQLLAGLKAIGMDSYQMFQMIYTQTLFLISFGIFSGIFSSLVLSPIVIFGINRNAFGWVLDFQYPMTLVVKLPIFIPVITFLICLLPFYFLKYMNISKELKYE, encoded by the coding sequence ATGAAAGTCTTTTACTATTTGTTTATATTTCGATATTTCAAAGATAACTTTCCAAGAACTATATTATCAATTATAGCAATTAGTCTAGGAATTGCCTTATTTGTTAGCACCCAAATCAATGCGTGGCGGGCAGAAAAAAGTGTTTTAGACCAAATGATCGGTTATTCCTCTGAAAAATTCATAGGAAGGTATGTTGCGAATAACCAAAACCAAGGAGCAAACGATACATTTCTAAAAGAAATTGATTCACATATACCTGAAAATATTAAACTAGAACCTGAATTTCAAACGAAAGGTATACTCAACTTAACGCAAGGGCAAATATTAAGTTTTCCCTTGATAGGAAAAGACATTCTATTATCGTTTCAAGTCTTCCCTACCAAAGAGGAAAAAAAGAAAATACCAAAATATTTTATAAGTCAGTCCTTATATGAAAAACTCCCTATACAAGAAGAGACAACAAAGTTATTAATCTGCGAAAAGGAAATTATTGTGTCAAAGGAAGATTACCAAGTGATCCCCACCGATGGCATTTTTCTTTTGATGGATATAACAAGACTTCAATCAATTTGTAACCAAAAAAACCAAATCACTTCTATATGGTTAATCCAAGACCAAAATTTTTCGGAAGTACAATCCATACAAAAACTCAAATCTACCGATTGGACTTATGAACCAAAAGAATTAATTTTGGAACGGGCAGGAATTGTTTTAGGTTCTTTAAAAATAAACCTAACAATAGTTTCATTGGTTTCGGTATTAATTTCTTTTTTTATGGTCTCCAACATGTTTACCGGGCTCTATTTATCAAGAAAGCGTGAATTTGGAATTCTGTTATCGATTGGAACAGATAAAACCGATAACTTCATTTTATTTTTAGCGCAATCCGTTTTGATTGGAACTTTAGGAGGCATTGTTGGTATCTTATTAGGAATTTTTATCGCCAATTCCAACTTATTCACTACAGTAAATACAATCACAGATTCCAACCAAATTCGTTCTTATCGGAATATACCTCTTTTCATTATTTTTTCAGGATTTTTGATATCTATCATTGGATCGGTAATTGCTTCCCTATACAATTCCTACAAAACTTACCAAATTCTTCCGATAGATCTAATCAGGGAAAGAGACTTACCCAAAACTGATTTAACTTTAGGTTTTTCAATCAGAAAGACTTTATTACTCTCTACTCTCTTTATCATTTTGGGAACTACAATCGGTTTAGTTAGTTTTGCTAAACAAATTTTACCTGGAATGATTGGTATCGGATTTGTCATCCTTGGATTTGTTTCATTAAACTTTTTAGCAATTCCTTATTTTGTTTATATATTAGAAAAAACTTTTTCTAAATTTCATTTCCCACAATCGATTAAAATAGGATTGAAAGAGATTCAAATGGAGCCTTGGAAACACGGACTCACTGCATCTACAATTATGTTATCTACCTCCCTTGTTTTCACTCTGACAAGTTTGACAAGTAGTTACGAAAGTTCCTTAATTCGTTGGGTGGATGAGGAGAACCAATCAGATTATTCGTTAATCAACGAAAAAAAATTAAACTCCGGGGAACCAGGTGTCCCCGTTTCCCTTTACGAAACCTTACTAACAAATCCAAATTTTTCATCGGTTGAACCATTTTATATTGATTCAAAGTTTATTGTAAATGGGAAATATTACACCTTACATGTATTAAACTTCAAAAACAACTATGACAAAAACCAATTAATCGTTTCTAAAAACTTATGTTTTTTGGATCAAATTTGTAAGGGAAATTCGATCACTATAAATACCGAACTGAATTCTCAGGTGAACGTAATCGTCCAAGACGAAAAAGACCATTTTTTTTCTGAAAGAGGCACCATAATGATGGATTATTCTTTCTTTCAAAAAAACTTTATGATCAAATATCTAAACTCGATACGAATTACTAAAAACAATAAAATTCCTAATGAAAATATATTACGCCAATTACAAGATATAACACAACAATATGATTTAAAATTCATAAACCAATCAGAATTAAAAAAACTATATTTAGAAGGTATGAACCAAGTCTTTTCTATTTTGGATACTTTAAAGATTTCGGCACTTTTTATTTCAATACTTGCATTAACGACTTCTCTAATTTATTTTATTAGAGAAAAATCACAGCTGTTAGCAGGACTAAAAGCAATCGGAATGGATTCATACCAAATGTTCCAGATGATTTACACCCAAACTTTATTCCTTATATCCTTTGGAATTTTTTCAGGTATTTTTAGTAGCCTCGTTTTATCTCCTATTGTAATTTTTGGAATCAATCGAAATGCATTCGGATGGGTCCTCGATTTCCAATATCCCATGACCCTTGTAGTGAAACTCCCGATATTCATTCCTGTAATTACATTTTTAATTTGTCTACTACCTTTCTATTTTCTGAAGTACATGAATATTTCAAAGGAATTGAAATATGAATAA
- the pyrE gene encoding orotate phosphoribosyltransferase, whose translation MSPTYRDQLFAWMKSYVYRYSEAPFRLASGLESHHYFNCKEITLHPERLAALAECFVEEIIPKMGADFQAVGGLTLGADPLAYSIALAYQKKGKLIFPLVVRKEAKGHGTGQQIEGFWKEIKSCLVVDDVITTGGSTLKAVQALREVGISVTQGICILNREEGGAENLEKEGVRMESIFRKSEFF comes from the coding sequence ATGTCCCCAACTTATAGAGACCAACTTTTCGCCTGGATGAAATCTTACGTCTATCGTTATTCGGAAGCACCCTTTCGTTTAGCAAGTGGCCTTGAATCCCATCATTATTTTAACTGTAAGGAGATTACTCTCCATCCTGAGCGCCTTGCGGCCCTTGCAGAATGTTTTGTGGAAGAAATCATTCCGAAAATGGGTGCCGACTTCCAGGCAGTCGGTGGACTTACGTTAGGTGCAGATCCATTGGCATATTCAATAGCCCTTGCCTATCAAAAAAAGGGGAAACTCATTTTCCCACTCGTTGTAAGAAAGGAAGCAAAAGGGCATGGAACTGGCCAACAAATAGAAGGTTTCTGGAAAGAAATAAAATCTTGTTTGGTCGTAGATGATGTAATTACTACCGGTGGATCGACACTGAAAGCAGTCCAAGCTTTAAGAGAGGTCGGGATTTCCGTAACCCAAGGGATTTGTATCTTAAACCGAGAAGAAGGTGGTGCAGAGAATTTGGAAAAAGAAGGTGTCCGGATGGAATCTATATTTCGCAAAAGTGAGTTTTTTTGA
- a CDS encoding cytochrome-c peroxidase gives MLRQIFTPLFISILLVTFTYCGPTQETKDLQGKAKQIIGALPEKMPGSENDTAELVSLGKKLYFEKKLSLNETQSCNSCHNVEGKGAGVDNLPTSPGAFGKNGDRNSPTVLNAGFHFVQFWDGRAADLKAQAKGPILNPVEMAMPSEKEVLKRLSEDAEYPSLFAKAYPDEKSPLTYENLAGAIASFERTLVTSSRFDDFINGDYKAISQAEQEGFKSFMAAGCTSCHSGNLLGGNSYRKIGQVNEYKTNDLGLYNVTKKAEDKFFFKVPSLRNIALTGPYFHDGQVKTLEDAVKKMAYHQLGMNLSDEETNKIVTFLGTLSDKNRAN, from the coding sequence ATGCTGAGACAAATATTTACACCTTTATTCATTTCCATCCTACTCGTCACTTTCACCTATTGTGGGCCAACACAAGAAACCAAAGATTTGCAAGGGAAGGCCAAACAAATCATTGGTGCCTTACCTGAAAAAATGCCTGGCTCTGAAAATGATACAGCAGAGTTAGTTTCTTTGGGAAAAAAACTCTATTTCGAAAAAAAACTCTCCTTAAACGAAACTCAATCTTGTAACTCTTGCCACAATGTGGAAGGGAAAGGGGCTGGTGTGGACAATCTTCCTACTTCTCCCGGAGCTTTCGGTAAAAATGGAGACAGGAATTCTCCTACAGTTCTCAATGCTGGATTTCATTTTGTTCAGTTCTGGGACGGACGTGCTGCCGATTTAAAAGCCCAAGCCAAAGGACCAATTTTGAATCCAGTGGAAATGGCAATGCCTTCGGAAAAGGAAGTTCTAAAACGCTTAAGCGAAGATGCAGAGTATCCTAGTTTATTTGCAAAAGCTTATCCGGATGAAAAATCTCCTTTGACTTATGAAAACTTAGCAGGAGCCATCGCTTCCTTCGAAAGAACTTTGGTAACTTCTTCACGATTTGATGATTTTATCAACGGAGACTACAAAGCGATTTCACAAGCAGAACAAGAGGGATTTAAATCATTTATGGCAGCAGGATGTACATCTTGCCATTCAGGTAATTTACTCGGTGGAAATTCATACCGAAAAATTGGCCAAGTGAATGAATACAAAACAAACGATCTTGGTTTGTACAATGTAACTAAAAAGGCTGAAGATAAATTTTTCTTTAAAGTTCCTAGTTTAAGAAATATTGCTTTGACCGGACCTTATTTTCACGATGGGCAAGTTAAAACTTTAGAGGATGCGGTAAAGAAGATGGCATACCACCAATTGGGTATGAATCTTTCTGATGAAGAAACAAATAAAATTGTTACCTTCCTCGGAACTTTATCTGACAAAAACCGCGCCAATTAA
- a CDS encoding LEPBI_I2431 family sigma-54 regulated protein — MLNTRRTDRIESLDWDDLVLKLFSINDQPEFLIAKIGNISELGVSGSLNQEIILNDRDLVAGVIESDLTRSRISFKGKIAWKKETDEGVLFGIKFLEELILPNFIIARSMAESVA, encoded by the coding sequence ATGTTGAATACAAGAAGAACCGATCGCATTGAATCATTAGATTGGGATGATTTGGTCTTAAAACTATTTTCGATCAATGACCAACCGGAATTCCTGATCGCAAAAATTGGAAATATTTCAGAACTCGGAGTGAGCGGAAGTTTAAACCAAGAGATAATACTAAACGACCGAGACCTAGTGGCCGGAGTGATTGAAAGTGATTTAACCAGATCACGAATTTCCTTTAAAGGGAAAATTGCCTGGAAAAAGGAAACTGACGAAGGTGTTCTCTTTGGAATTAAGTTTTTGGAAGAATTGATCCTTCCTAATTTTATCATCGCAAGGTCTATGGCCGAATCGGTAGCTTAA
- a CDS encoding ornithine carbamoyltransferase encodes MSQVKHLISWQDWSDGEIRELLEFAVYVKKNRVYFSGHMAGRSLAMLFQKTSTRTRVSFEAGMTELGGHAIFLDWMASNFLLSDIDFEGKYLSSNVAIIMARLKKHEDLLVLKSGSTVPVINGCCNLFHPCQSLADILTIVMDSPQDWQKKSICYIGVHNNVANSLIEITAALGIHLTLVTPIASEDSIVKQSLERAKTKGTISWETDVKEAVLNADYVYTDTWVDMEYFNDPKFQKEKEERIQLMMPYQVNAELLKNSKAKVMHDMPIHAGYEITREMVESDRSIIFTQAENRLDAQKAVILKLLENHN; translated from the coding sequence ATGTCCCAAGTCAAACATTTGATATCTTGGCAAGATTGGAGTGATGGAGAAATCCGTGAACTCCTTGAGTTTGCAGTGTATGTAAAGAAAAATCGCGTTTATTTCTCTGGACATATGGCTGGTCGCTCTCTTGCCATGTTGTTCCAAAAAACATCAACAAGAACCAGAGTTTCCTTCGAAGCAGGAATGACAGAACTTGGTGGGCATGCAATATTTTTGGATTGGATGGCTTCTAACTTTTTGCTTTCCGATATCGATTTTGAAGGGAAATATCTTTCTAGTAACGTTGCCATCATTATGGCTAGGCTAAAAAAACATGAGGACCTACTCGTATTAAAGTCAGGATCCACGGTTCCTGTGATCAATGGGTGTTGTAATTTATTTCACCCATGTCAATCTTTAGCGGACATCCTAACAATCGTTATGGACTCACCACAAGATTGGCAAAAAAAATCCATTTGTTATATTGGTGTTCACAACAATGTTGCCAATTCCCTTATCGAAATTACGGCAGCGCTCGGGATCCATTTAACTTTAGTAACTCCTATTGCCTCAGAAGATTCCATTGTAAAACAATCACTGGAAAGAGCCAAAACAAAAGGAACTATCTCTTGGGAAACCGATGTTAAAGAAGCTGTTTTGAATGCAGATTATGTTTATACAGACACTTGGGTGGATATGGAATATTTCAATGATCCCAAATTCCAAAAAGAAAAAGAAGAAAGAATCCAACTCATGATGCCTTACCAAGTGAATGCAGAACTTTTAAAAAATTCAAAAGCAAAAGTGATGCACGATATGCCAATCCATGCCGGTTATGAAATCACTCGGGAAATGGTAGAAAGTGATCGTTCGATTATTTTTACTCAGGCAGAAAACAGGTTAGATGCCCAAAAAGCAGTCATTCTTAAATTATTAGAAAACCATAACTAA
- a CDS encoding bacitracin resistance protein BacA, which produces MDPNDIYTPPGGPPPPSPNVKFLFEKWGETNIRKLVSDFYDLVATSEIRWMFQSDWDLAKEKQADFLIQVLGGPSYYIEKWGPARMRMRHFVFPISEKERAVWFDCYDEALKNFDFEHEDKVDFLYFLDGFSGWMVNRKDSIKD; this is translated from the coding sequence TTGGATCCAAACGATATTTATACACCGCCCGGCGGACCACCACCGCCAAGTCCGAATGTAAAATTCCTATTTGAAAAGTGGGGAGAAACAAACATCCGTAAACTTGTCTCTGACTTCTATGACCTTGTGGCTACCTCGGAAATTCGGTGGATGTTCCAAAGCGACTGGGATTTGGCGAAGGAAAAACAAGCAGATTTTTTAATACAAGTGTTAGGTGGCCCAAGTTATTATATAGAAAAATGGGGACCTGCCAGAATGCGGATGCGCCATTTTGTTTTTCCTATTTCTGAAAAAGAAAGAGCCGTGTGGTTTGATTGTTATGACGAAGCCTTAAAAAACTTCGATTTTGAACACGAAGACAAAGTTGATTTTTTATATTTTTTAGATGGATTTAGTGGTTGGATGGTCAATCGCAAAGATTCGATAAAGGATTAA
- a CDS encoding HpcH/HpaI aldolase/citrate lyase family protein: MALTHPQSALFAGEKPFPIIPACEHFAGSEKLITKALELQNKLGGLFDITMDCEDGAQTGKEKEHAEMIVRIQNSELNKHKMSGVRIHDYTNEHWRGDIDIIVPGAGNVIAYITIPKPTKASQVKEQITYIQDACKKAGIKREIPIHVLIETHGALNDVFEIASLPWLQVLDFGLMDFISGHHGAIPASCMKSPGQFDHELLRRGKANLVAAALMNGVIPAHNVTLDLKNVYQTYADAKRAHDEFGFLRMWSIYPAQIQSILDAMAPNFAETQTACDILIKAQDAEWGPIQHDGDLHDRATYRYFWELVQRAKLTGQKLPDEVEKRFFSK; the protein is encoded by the coding sequence ATGGCACTGACTCACCCGCAATCAGCTCTCTTTGCAGGAGAAAAACCTTTCCCTATCATTCCTGCTTGTGAACACTTCGCTGGATCTGAAAAACTCATCACCAAAGCTCTCGAGTTACAAAATAAACTCGGCGGACTTTTTGATATCACGATGGACTGCGAAGACGGTGCCCAAACGGGAAAGGAAAAAGAACATGCAGAGATGATTGTTCGCATCCAAAATTCTGAACTCAACAAACACAAAATGAGTGGAGTTCGTATCCATGATTATACCAACGAACATTGGAGAGGTGATATTGATATCATCGTTCCTGGTGCCGGAAATGTAATTGCTTACATTACAATCCCAAAACCTACAAAAGCAAGCCAAGTGAAAGAACAAATCACTTACATCCAAGATGCTTGTAAAAAAGCAGGAATCAAAAGAGAGATTCCTATCCACGTATTAATTGAAACTCACGGTGCCTTAAATGATGTATTCGAAATTGCAAGCCTACCTTGGTTGCAAGTTTTGGATTTCGGTCTTATGGACTTTATCTCTGGTCACCACGGTGCAATCCCTGCTTCTTGTATGAAGTCACCAGGTCAGTTTGACCACGAACTTCTCCGCCGAGGAAAAGCAAACCTAGTGGCTGCGGCACTTATGAATGGAGTGATTCCAGCACATAACGTAACTTTGGATCTGAAAAATGTCTACCAAACATATGCGGATGCAAAACGTGCGCATGATGAATTTGGTTTTTTACGTATGTGGTCCATTTACCCTGCGCAAATCCAATCCATTTTGGATGCAATGGCTCCTAACTTTGCGGAAACTCAAACTGCTTGTGACATTTTAATCAAAGCACAAGATGCAGAATGGGGACCAATCCAACACGATGGAGACCTTCATGACCGTGCCACGTATCGTTATTTCTGGGAACTAGTCCAAAGAGCAAAACTCACAGGACAAAAACTTCCAGACGAAGTAGAGAAACGATTTTTTTCTAAGTAA
- a CDS encoding alginate export family protein — MDKRITKLTFFLFLSVPLVPLFLGTGELFAQTEPSGPNLKQDPVVLEQVPPLPKEEKKEGYVSPQIGNLSGEYLRSLQVTTKQRKAIQENKSLWFADKFRVGFGIRPKADSLYNTDFDKSTADNRNNALNQTQFYVIGDLNENVLFKVTLQDVRLWGGEVVSGGNADQKYGAIANAGTTIDTSKQKEVVLNNFTGFREAFLDLKTTNQNFRLRTGRQILEFGDGRILGSRNDSLNGNSFDALRFTGKISNHTLDIFGSVIGAENNSNSLVSNNSTKLGGIGDAYYGGVHYNWKVADWLGLDLYNYSLYKQQKKAITPPVLSDTRNYRGDDQLNTSGFRLTNRTKNNFLPDGTGIDWMVEAAWQTGFNGMRVSPDWLNQKGNYVTNEKTGEPPPFSEAVKYKANIVAVQLGYTPIKEFRIGVQYVQASGDPNRNDSSVATYNPLFATRRMAGGALPFAGNGNSGLVFWQNIKDYSIHLKYETSHYGTFIFNPHWYYKVKLQDGYYDNNNYVAGSKATGETASTEDYFNNQAYNTNKPQLGNLVATELNFIYIITPFENVSFWFGATVIRAGDAIRNQKNNPNEPDPLHRYDLSPTATMVTFQTVFAI; from the coding sequence ATGGACAAGCGAATCACAAAATTAACCTTCTTTCTTTTCCTTTCGGTACCTTTGGTTCCCCTCTTCTTAGGGACAGGTGAACTTTTTGCCCAAACCGAACCAAGTGGCCCAAACCTAAAACAAGATCCTGTAGTTTTAGAACAGGTTCCCCCTCTTCCCAAAGAAGAAAAAAAAGAAGGGTATGTAAGTCCGCAGATAGGAAATCTTTCGGGAGAGTATTTGCGAAGTTTGCAAGTGACAACAAAACAAAGAAAGGCAATCCAAGAAAACAAATCACTTTGGTTTGCTGACAAGTTTCGTGTTGGGTTTGGAATTCGTCCGAAAGCAGACTCTCTTTATAATACAGATTTTGACAAGTCCACAGCAGATAACAGAAACAATGCGCTAAACCAAACACAGTTTTATGTGATAGGTGATCTAAACGAAAATGTCTTATTCAAAGTTACCTTACAAGATGTACGCCTTTGGGGAGGTGAAGTCGTGTCAGGGGGAAATGCAGACCAGAAATATGGAGCCATCGCGAACGCAGGGACAACGATTGATACAAGTAAACAAAAAGAAGTTGTTTTAAATAACTTTACCGGTTTTCGAGAAGCATTTTTAGATTTAAAAACAACAAACCAAAACTTCAGACTCCGCACTGGCAGGCAAATTTTAGAATTTGGTGACGGAAGAATTCTTGGATCCAGAAACGATAGTTTGAATGGAAATTCTTTTGATGCACTAAGATTTACTGGAAAAATAAGTAATCATACTTTAGATATATTTGGTTCTGTCATTGGTGCTGAAAACAATTCCAATAGCCTTGTCTCCAATAATTCTACAAAGTTAGGTGGAATTGGAGATGCATATTACGGCGGTGTACATTATAACTGGAAAGTCGCAGACTGGTTAGGACTTGATTTATATAATTATAGTTTATACAAACAACAGAAAAAAGCAATTACCCCACCAGTTCTCTCGGATACGCGCAATTATCGCGGTGATGACCAATTGAATACTTCTGGATTTCGACTGACCAATCGGACCAAAAACAATTTCCTACCAGACGGAACAGGAATTGATTGGATGGTAGAGGCAGCTTGGCAAACCGGATTTAATGGTATGAGAGTGAGTCCTGATTGGTTGAATCAAAAAGGAAATTATGTTACCAACGAGAAAACGGGGGAACCGCCACCATTTTCGGAGGCCGTGAAATACAAAGCAAATATAGTAGCCGTCCAACTCGGTTATACTCCCATAAAAGAATTTAGAATTGGCGTTCAATATGTACAAGCCTCAGGTGATCCCAATCGTAACGATTCGAGTGTTGCCACATACAATCCTTTGTTTGCAACAAGAAGGATGGCAGGCGGAGCACTACCCTTTGCGGGAAACGGAAATTCTGGACTTGTGTTTTGGCAAAATATCAAAGATTACTCTATTCATCTGAAATATGAAACTTCTCATTACGGGACATTTATATTCAATCCTCACTGGTATTATAAAGTAAAATTACAAGACGGATATTATGATAACAATAATTATGTGGCAGGAAGTAAAGCAACAGGAGAAACCGCTTCCACTGAAGATTATTTTAATAACCAAGCTTACAATACGAATAAACCACAATTGGGAAACCTCGTTGCGACAGAACTAAACTTTATTTATATCATTACACCTTTTGAAAATGTTTCTTTTTGGTTTGGTGCCACAGTCATCCGAGCAGGTGACGCAATCAGAAATCAAAAAAACAATCCTAATGAGCCTGACCCACTCCATCGATACGATTTAAGTCCTACAGCTACAATGGTTACATTTCAAACCGTGTTTGCGATCTAA